The following are from one region of the Treponema denticola genome:
- a CDS encoding DNA-methyltransferase, translating to MTEDIKLLHGDCLDLLPKIPDSSINSIITDPPYFLGMTHNGQRGVFNDLAICKPFYEKLFTEYKRILKTDGCVYFFCDWRSYAFYYPIMYSILGVKNMLVWDKKSGPGNFYIYQHELIIFTTKRNSFNIKGTYSVISDVQSFCSGAKKTNGEKLHPTQKPIALIEKFILHSTNEGDNVLDTFMGSGTTGVACIKTNRKFIGMELDDEYFCIAKTRLKNAIKEKQQDLFYENKEVVNE from the coding sequence ATGACTGAAGACATAAAGCTATTACATGGCGATTGTCTCGACCTGCTTCCTAAAATCCCTGACAGCAGCATTAATTCTATCATTACCGATCCTCCGTACTTTTTAGGGATGACTCACAATGGGCAGCGTGGGGTTTTTAATGATCTTGCTATCTGTAAGCCTTTTTATGAAAAGCTCTTTACGGAATACAAGCGCATATTAAAGACGGACGGCTGTGTTTATTTTTTCTGCGACTGGAGAAGCTATGCTTTTTATTACCCAATTATGTACAGCATATTAGGTGTAAAAAATATGCTTGTATGGGATAAAAAATCCGGTCCCGGTAACTTTTATATATATCAACATGAACTTATTATTTTTACGACAAAACGAAACAGTTTTAACATAAAAGGCACCTATAGTGTAATATCAGACGTACAATCTTTTTGCTCTGGAGCAAAAAAAACAAATGGCGAAAAACTACACCCGACGCAAAAACCTATAGCACTTATTGAGAAATTTATTTTACATAGTACAAACGAGGGCGATAACGTCCTTGATACCTTTATGGGTTCCGGCACTACCGGCGTAGCCTGTATCAAGACCAACCGTAAATTTATCGGTATGGAGTTGGATGATGAGTATTTTTGTATTGCCAAAACAAGGCTTAAAAATGCCATAAAAGAAAAACAACAGGATTTATTTTATGAAAACAAAGAGGTGGTAAATGAATGA
- a CDS encoding CHAP domain-containing protein — protein sequence MTLDEFVKKYNGKKIDFDGRYGCQCVDLFRQYCEDVLNIPHTGGVIGASELYTKYEKMPVEKKYFEKIEFKGTPPIAGDVVIFKPTKKNGFGHVAIVLAADNLSMTVFEQDGYAQTGAYIIDRKYYNALGFLRKREAVND from the coding sequence ATGACACTAGACGAATTTGTAAAAAAATACAACGGTAAAAAGATAGACTTTGACGGTCGCTATGGCTGTCAGTGTGTTGATTTATTCCGTCAGTATTGCGAAGATGTTTTAAACATACCGCATACAGGCGGTGTGATTGGAGCATCAGAGCTTTACACAAAATATGAAAAAATGCCGGTGGAAAAAAAATATTTTGAAAAAATTGAATTTAAAGGAACGCCGCCTATTGCCGGCGATGTTGTAATTTTCAAACCGACTAAAAAAAACGGATTTGGACATGTTGCTATCGTCTTAGCTGCAGATAATTTATCGATGACTGTTTTTGAGCAAGACGGGTATGCTCAAACAGGAGCTTATATAATCGACCGTAAGTATTACAACGCCTTAGGTTTTTTAAGAAAAAGAGAGGCGGTAAATGACTGA
- a CDS encoding transposase translates to MELKDIGENYIFKTRIDLKNLEGNENDYLILRELNMQEMHGLDKREGEEALNKNLKYLENLFKDCLVEHSFTKEGEPASKIEVYNELKKTGSLFMEILGTWLGSLPFSERLKKEKSKQ, encoded by the coding sequence ATGGAGTTAAAAGATATTGGCGAAAATTACATTTTTAAAACAAGAATTGATTTAAAAAACTTGGAAGGTAACGAGAATGATTATCTTATTTTAAGAGAACTTAACATGCAGGAAATGCACGGGCTCGACAAAAGAGAAGGGGAGGAGGCCTTAAACAAAAACTTAAAATACCTTGAGAACCTTTTTAAAGATTGTCTCGTAGAACATTCTTTTACTAAGGAAGGAGAACCGGCTAGTAAGATTGAAGTTTATAATGAACTTAAAAAAACGGGCTCTCTTTTTATGGAAATTTTAGGCACATGGTTGGGCTCTCTCCCTTTCTCGGAGAGGCTGAAGAAAGAGAAATCAAAACAATAG